The sequence GGACTCGAATCTTCCTCTTACCAATTCgccatgttttcttttaatactccTGCGGATCTCCGCGATCTCCGCGGTGACACGCTCACGATCCTCCATAGTAGACATTTATGTTTAATCTGACTGCATGCACTCACTATCTTTCTTTAAGTATGTTGAAGTATTTAAAGTTGattcataagcgcgcacgttagcctgtaggcttttttaggctttttcataagcgcgcacgttagcctgtaggcttttttaggctttttcataagcgcgcacgttagcctgtaggcttttttaggctttttcataagcgcgcacgttagcctgtaggcttttttaggctttttcataagcgcgcacgttagcctgtaggcttttttaggctttttcataagcgcgcacgttagcctgtaggcttttttaggctttttcataagcgcgcacgttagcctgtaggcttttttaggctttttcataagcgcgcacgttagcctgtaggcttttttaggctttttcataagcgcgcacgttagcctgtaggcttttttaggctttttcataagcgtGCACGctagcctgtaggcttttttaggcttttttaggctttttcaggCTCTTTTCAAGCTCTCTTTCGCGTTTTTGTATGCTTTTTTCAGGCTTTCCGATAAAGATGTCAAAATTAAATCTGTACCGTCCTTTATCAAAATCTCTCTCCTTATCAATtactaaaaatccattttttatccgGTTCCAAGCCtcattacatatttctttaaacttttcaaatgatatatccGGTGTAACATGATCATGATATATATGTCTCAGGTTTCTTTCATCCTGTCGAAACACCATGAGAAAATTCGCATTGTCTCGGACCAATTGTTTAGGAATTTTACTATATGTTTGACTCATATAAAACACATCAATGTTATTATGCCGTcccatagtaaaatattttgttatgttattttgtttttcgcaTATTACATCATCGAATATCATTATAGAATTCGGTTCCGTTTCTTCCGGTGCCACAATAACATCGTTATCACTATAAGGATAGTAACCTATCCCTTCAACATCAgtcaacaaactttttaaaaataagtatttaggcTGGtacaatgatttagaaaaaacatatatgttaCTGAACCTTAACCCGCTAGGGtcaaataaaagattgaaaactgCATTCGTCTTACCAGAATTTGAAGGACCTACAACCAAGCATCTGATATTATCTGGAAGAAGAGGACTATgtctttttatagaatttaaatcagATACCTCACCTATTAAACggtcaaaattaattactgttagcTTCCGATCTTGTTCTTCAGCATCCATCTCTGCTactgaataaattacataagtgtaatttattttattaaatcctttttatctATCCACGAGTCCTCCTTCTTATCAAATCCCAACCAGCGAACTAATAATTTATCACcgcgtttttttaatactttttcaaccaAATAAACGTTGCCGTACTTGGTTTTACTAAGTTCTTCCGTATAGAAACTTCCTTTTAACACTTCCCCTTTCCCATCTTTAAGAATGTACGTTATAGGTTGTGTttgttttatcttgaaaattgtaaaaacttcattagtccaattcggaagatatcctttcgcaaatatctttttatacttacttatccTTACCTGATcaccaacattaaatttaatcgtGGTCGTATGCTGATGACGTTTTTTTGCaacctttaatatatttaacaacacttcgcgttcgtttttataagaaacatcttTAGGTTTAAAACCAGTAGTTCTATGCAccctattgttatatttttcaattatttcatccaaTATACTTACCCATCGGTAATCACCCTGTTCGGTAAATTTACGCCACATATTAGTCTTGAGAGTTCTATTGAACCGCTCCACTATTGATGCCTTTTTATCGGAAAAAgttgaataatgatttatattgaattttagtaataacgatctcaattttgaattaaaccattcttttccatcatcggtttgaaaatgcttcattttatgtttatgaaatatggGTTTAAGGACCATTACAACTTCATCTGCGTTTTTACTCTTCAATGGAAAAGcaaaagcaaattttgaaaaacaatttataattgtgagaatatatttatatcccCTATTAAATCTTGAGTATTGTATCATCTCTACTAAGTCTGCTTGGTACAAATCGTCTATACCCTTAAGTTCAACAGACCTTGTCAAAAAATTTCTGCGAGCTTGCTTGTGAAGCTCTCTTGCTATCCCTTGTTTAACactcatcattttattataaactaaatttaaattggatgtttttaacttatatatttaaggtgaaaaataaggataaaataataaaattcttttcaatttataaatctatttattcattggttttgataacatattattttacaaataataaacgagATAAAATTCCCACTCAATTAATTTGTTTCGCAAAAATTCATATTCAATAACTGtcggtattttcatttttactacttctgttttattaccgaaatattttcctttctttattacttCTAATCTTGATAAAGGgaaagttttcttcaaaatatttattaaatgatttatcgaTTTTATTCGACCTCCCGGTACAAATCCTATTATCCATGAATCGCTTGTGATATCAGATTCAGATTCGCAAGCTGTCTCGTCGGAAGAACTCTCTCCCATCATTgataaatattcttcagatgaaGACGAACCCATTATTTCTCCACAACACTCCGTCAGCAATTAacctagaacaaacaaatagaaaataattatacaaatacttatatattactgataaacttataaaaatgtttactaaaatacaacacacctttcattttatttttcaccattttgcaattatatgaaactttttgATGCTCCTTAAACGGGTTATCATTATCCAACCACTCAAAAATTTCAAGACCACATTCGATACATGCCACAGAATCCATCACGCCGGTGAAATAAAATCCTGCTTCCAACAATAATTCAACCTTTGGAAAAAGCCTTGGCCAATTACTAAAAGTACTCATCATCAGGTCAATACAAACTAtgctatctttaaaaaataaacaacaattgaaTAATTCTTCAGCAACACTACAAGTTTCATCATATGTTTTATGTGCAATTCcgcaatgaaataaattagtttcagaGGTTATAGTCCAATTACATTCCTTACATGAAACGATTCCATCATTATCGAAGCGATTTAATCCACATTCTTTAATAATTCTGAATGGGAGTGTGTTTATCCTTTTGCTGAGCGCCGCAAACGGGACAAACATCTcctagatttatttttctgattccaCTTTTGACAGCATATAGTCTTATATCAAATTCAATTTCttctagttcttttttaaatatgttcagcCTCTCACAGTAGCTCTTAAGAATCTCTTTTTGCAACTGCGACATCAAtcttaaacagaaacaaaaaaatattagaaacagaaaatattaggaacaaaaaattaaaaaatt comes from Lycorma delicatula isolate Av1 chromosome 3, ASM4794821v1, whole genome shotgun sequence and encodes:
- the LOC142320940 gene encoding uncharacterized protein LOC142320940, which gives rise to MFVPFAALSKRINTLPFRIIKECGLNRFDNDGIVSCKECNWTITSETNLFHCGIAHKTYDETCSVAEELFNCCLFFKDSIVCIDLMMSTFSNWPRLFPKVELLLEAGFYFTGVMDSVACIECGLEIFEWLDNDNPFKEHQKVSYNCKMVKNKMKG